From Brassica oleracea var. oleracea cultivar TO1000 chromosome C3, BOL, whole genome shotgun sequence, a single genomic window includes:
- the LOC106330744 gene encoding uncharacterized protein At3g60930, chloroplastic-like produces MSSGGRLSRKQKGKAAVTSSSPARDTSGDPLEEFESVHREAMMDARSLDVPQRLLVSESAHLHREEVRGAPTEAQVCTRDGRGGAGEVVPPINYVLTGHYPGGIFEELPALAPELLRSPKVSGQSWENVLKTRSTPGSVKRLLRERRGVGVTSLIPSESQRPWLPPVGFQCVYESYFQDDTKLWFPIPQLVTLYVRHRGAVISQFLNGSWRTTVALMVMAAEIDVTLSVRAFEELTSINPLDEGLLSIKMRPNYNVIGGHPSKMLDWKRSYFYVESDDSAFEDPPDEDYYRVLWNTLHADHPTSREYPEDFFFECACSSETRSRALGKYLLGKDLSVRRPDFQKEEHKKIAEARIMRGLPDLSAMMASQLGLPRVRTSDPPNETGIAKTSDTTLHLRAPSPDATSSVPKKRKGHKRSRDDPSVREDRETVPDDTIPDETVEPSKKKRKKKQSSDQQSLAGGSVEAREIETADPVVRDRSTDEPIPNLALEDDPEDASPEASLQLKKKTKKARKTPRVEFPDRVSFEYDGLTPLIYAPNKCAELVSQIKCGLNPLSSVADLVFKDEYIDSTLTKLLCDGVTNFLVEKYDTALKESLAESESLKRKVAAKGRFYRRKRAEWQEEYEKMADKRERAIARRKAQKERADAVEAELSIACSTIEAMEL; encoded by the exons ATGTCGTCTGGTGGGAGATTATCTCGTAAGCAGAAAGGGAAGGCGGCCGTGACCTCATCAAGTCCCGCGAGAGATACGAGCGGTGATCCGCTCGAGGAGTTTGAGTCGGTTCATCGCGAGGCGATGATGGATGCCAGAAGCTTGGACGTTCCCCAGAGACTATTGGTTTCCGAGTCGGCGCACCTTCACCGAGAAGAAGTTAGAGGGGCTCCGACTGAAGCGCAGGTTTGCACGAGAGATGGTCGGGGCGGCGCGGGAGAGGTAGTTCCTCCCATTAACTACGTGCTGACGGGCCATTATCCTGGGGGAATCTTCGAGGAGCTTCCTGCTTTGGCACCCGAGCTTCTGCGCTCGCCGAAAGTAAGCGGTCAATCTTGGGAGAACGTTCTCAAGACGCGCTCGACTCCTGGAAGCGTAAAGAGGCTTCTGAGGGAGCGTCGAGGAGTCGGGGTGACTTCCCTAATTCCTTCGGAAAGTCAAAGACCTTGGTTGCCGCCTGTCGGGTTCCAGTGTGTTTATGAGTCTTATTTTCAAGACGACACAAAGCTCTGGTTTCCGATTCCTCAGTTAGTTACGTTGTATGTGAGGCACCGAGGTGCGGTGATAAGTCAGTTTCTGAATGGCTCGTGGCGCACTACTGTCGCCCTGATGGTCATGGCTGCTGAGATCGATGTCACTCTCAGTGTTCGGGCTTTCGAGGAGCTGACGTCTATAAACCCGTTAGATGAAGGCCTCCTGTCGATTAAGATGCGGCCGAACTACAACGTGATCGGGGGACATCCTAGCAAGATGCTGGATTGGAAGAGGTCTTATTTTTACGTCGAGTCTGACGACTCTGCCTTCGAAGACCCTCCAGACGAAGATTATTATCGAGTGTTATGGAACACTTTGCACG CCGACCATCCAACTTCGCGCGAGTATCCAGAGGATTTTTTTTTCGAGTGCGCGTGCAGTAGCGAGACTCGATCAAGAGCGTTGGGGAAATATCTCTTGGGAAAGGATTTGTCGGTGCGTCGACCAGATTTTCAGAA AGAAGAGCATAAGAAGATCGCCGAGGCAAGGATAATGAGAGGGCTCCCAGATCTAAGCGCCATGATGGCTTCCCAGCTAGGCCTCCCGAGAGTCAGAACGTCCGACCCTCCTAACGAAACGGGGATCGCCAAGACGAGCGATACGACTCTCCATCTTCGGGCTCCTTCTCCCGATGCCACTTCCTCTGTTCCCAAGAAAAGGAAGGGTCATAAGAGATCTCGCGATGATCCTTCTGTTCGTGAGGACCGTGAGACGGTCCCTGATGATACGATTCCTGATGAGACGGTTGAGCCGTCAAAAAAGAAAAGGAAGAAGAAGCAGTCGAGCGATCAACAATCTCTCGCCGGGGGAAGTGTCGAGGCTCGAGAGATCGAGACTGCTGATCCCGTGGTTCGGGACAGATCAACTGACGAGCCGATTCCTAATTTGGCCTTAGAGGATGATCCTGAAGATGCCTCCCCTGAAGCTTCGCTTCAGCTGAAGAAGAAAACGAAGAAGGCGAG AAAGACTCCAAGGGTCGAGTTCCCGGACCGCGTCTCGTTCGAGTATGACGGACTGACTCCCCTCATCTACGCTCCAAACAAGTGCGCGGAACTTGTCAGTCAGATCAAATGTGGACTGAATCCTCTCTCGTCCGTTGCGGACTTGGTCTTCAAGGACGAGTACATTGATTCTACTCTTACTAAACTATTG TGCGACGGAGTCACGAACTTCTTGGTCGAGAAATACGATACGGCACTAAAGGAATCGCTCGCGGAGTCGGAGAGTTTGAAGAGGAAGGTAGCGGCCAAAGGTAGATTCTACCGCCGAAAGAGGGCGGAATGGCAAGAGGAGTACGAGAAGATGGCTGACAAGAGAGAGCGAGCGATTGCTCGAAGAAAGGCTCAAAAAGAGCGGGCTGACGCAGTTGAGGCTGAGCTTTCCATCGCTTGTTCTACTATCGAAGCTATGGAGCTGTGA